A stretch of Malus sylvestris chromosome 11, drMalSylv7.2, whole genome shotgun sequence DNA encodes these proteins:
- the LOC126589206 gene encoding protein MOS2-like yields MKLSFSLPPKSSSKSNPKRNPSSATANFDNGTGNNANDAASKHFVSEFDASKPLSADPKARVIAPIPNEWRPHKKMKNMELPITEPNGHELQFEVETLSVNDDPDAKISYGLNLREKSESENRERLGNDERPRSRGVEDTLLQKFKDDLERLSDHRGLEEYEEMPVEGYGEALLTGYGWYPGRGIGKNAKEDVKIVEYTRSTDRHGLGFLANSKENSKEKDRKNSKEKEKRKEGDVGKEVRIVAGRDYVGLRGRILEKLSNGKLVLKLLSKSKGQDEEVVKVNAGEVAELGSKEEEKCLRRLNETKRKVGSDSKPRREEPRGYSTWLARNIRVRVISKDLKGGKLYLRKGEVMDVVGPYTCDISMDGNRELVQGVSQDFLETALPRRGGPVLVLSGKHKGVYGSLVEKDSDRETGVVKDSDTHALLNVGLEQIAEFTGDPNDLGY; encoded by the coding sequence ATGAaactctccttctctctccctcccaaATCCTCCTCTAAGTCAAACCCTAAACGCAACCCCTCCTCCGCCACCGCCAACTTCGACAACGGCACCGGAAACAACGCAAACGACGCCGCTTCCAAGCACTTCGTCAGCGAATTCGATGCTTCAAAACCCCTATCCGCCGATCCTAAAGCCCGCGTGATCGCCCCGATCCCCAACGAATGGCGGCCCCACAAGAAGATGAAGAACATGGAGCTCCCCATCACCGAGCCCAACGGCCACGAGCTCCAGTTCGAGGTCGAGACGCTCTCGGTCAACGACGACCCCGACGCCAAGATTTCGTACGGTCTCAATCTTCGGGAGAAATCGGAATCCGAGAATCGGGAGAGGTTGGGGAACGATGAGCGGCCGAGATCGAGAGGCGTGGAGGATACGCTGCTGCAGAAGTTTAAAGACGATTTGGAGCGGTTGTCGGATCATAGGGGGTTGGAGGAGTACGAAGAGATGCCGGTGGAGGGTTACGGCGAGGCGTTGCTTACCGGGTACGGGTGGTACCCGGGTAGAGGAATTGGGAAGAATGCGAAGGAAGATGTGAAAATTGTGGAGTATACTCGGAGTACTGATAGGCACGGGTTAGGGTTTCTTGCAAATTCGAAAGAGAATTCGAAAGAGAAGGATAGAAAGAATTcgaaagagaaggagaagaggaaAGAAGGGGATGTGGGGAAGGAAGTTAGGATCGTTGCGGGTCGAGACTATGTGGGTTTGAGAGGTAGGATTTTGGAGAAATTGAGTAATGGGAAACTGGTTTTGAAGCTGTTGAGTAAGAGCAAGGGGCAAGATGAAGAGGTAGTAAAAGTGAATGCGGGTGAAGTTGCGGAATTGGGttcgaaagaagaagagaagtgcTTGAGGAGATTGAATGAGACAAAAAGGAAAGTGGGTAGTGATAGTAAGCCGAGACGAGAGGAGCCGAGGGGTTATTCGACATGGCTTGCGAGGAACATTCGGGTCAGGGTTATTAGCAAGGACTTGAAAGGCGGGAAATTGTATTTGAGAAAAGGAGAGGTGATGGATGTTGTTGGACCCTACACCTGTGATATATCTATGGATGGGAATAGGGAGCTTGTGCAGGGGGTGTCCCAGGATTTTCTTGAGACTGCCCTGCCAAGGCGTGGCGGACCGGTTCTTGTGTTATCTGGGAAGCATAAGGGGGTCTATGGTAGTCTTGTGGAGAAGGATTCCGACAGAGAGACTGGTGTTGTCAAGGATTCCGATACCCATGCCTTGCTCAATGTGGGTCTTgagcagattgccgagtttacTGGTGATCCCAACGATCTTGGATATTGA